In the genome of Myxococcus stipitatus, one region contains:
- a CDS encoding ABC transporter permease/M1 family aminopeptidase yields MLRGILHFEWRYHTRQAVFFAALVLFAAMSVALVGTGYGGDNVQLNSPHSVAQSLGLLSLTSLFVLGIFCAATVQRDAEHGMTELLFTTSVTQRDYLLGRYLGALLATLAVFAVATLALMVAPYVLAVPPERVAPLDVGRYLWALLVVVTPNVVFAASLLFAISALSRSRLASYVGGVFVYALYLVGSMWAESPIMAGAAPQTAESLARAALLDPFGLSALFELSRYWPEAERNTRFVPLAGNFLWNRLLWLGVAAAVLGFVHWRFSFRTSAVKPRQEEPAEAPVSQGRASYRPVEVGMPRGRSAWAVLASAARLELRHVLRSWPFLALLALWVFVVGMEIVTGAGRGEAGTYRIPTTGRVLESIWMPLSQVGTLVVIYFGAELVWRERLARFEALLDATPASSGYFFAAKLAAMVALVGVMTAVPVALGVAFQLVRGQVAPEPCLYLSLFYFQALPLVLFAVAVLFIQTVSPHRYVGMVLSLLLSLVVSQGASLGLEHPMTRFGAAPGVSHSDLDGFGPMAASFSAFMVYWSAFAGLLALVTWGLWRRGLGTRWSARVRALPGEWGRAGTYGAVACGGVFLLAGGLIARDTWGLGTYQSRDASLAWRERYERTYKVLEPLPLPGIVAVTSRLDLFPEERRYRATGTYRLENQTQAPLDTLWVAVPPTARSVSLSLQGGEQVARDEEFGMVHFRLQPPLPPGGVAELSFDVTREERGVRATGFDLSLVENGSFILNDEVFPTLGYRRGHELGSPEERRKRGLPEQPRMPLLDESGRTPVVRAPVWHTLDLMVSTSSDQTAVAPGTLRKQWSEDGRRYFHYVVDRPMTPKFAVVSARYAVEKTRHQGVDVEVYYHPAHAYNVKAMLEATTRSLDDFGARFHRYPDTQLRIVEIPSSWSFGALAMRQVIYFVEDRGFLTDMRQSDAVDLVTRRTAHEVAHQWWGHLLDPATVEGATMLVESLTKYSEQRVLAGLHGEHSLVRELAFDRDRYLAGRTEESTQEPGLYKGTGQSYLYYGKGALVMNALRDLLGEAKLDAALRRMLNAPGHESSLTTLDLLTALHAEATTGQHVLIDQWMKEVVLYDLKVESSSVEALPDGRFQVTARVATSKRAARGGEDVLLPMDEALDVAVYTSSPRDGVVEDNLLHVRRHRFQGASTEVSFTVDRQPTHVGIDPFILRIERERGDNFQKLSPRGSASAAR; encoded by the coding sequence ATGCTTCGGGGAATCCTCCACTTCGAGTGGCGCTATCACACGCGCCAGGCCGTCTTCTTCGCCGCGCTGGTCCTCTTCGCCGCGATGAGCGTCGCGCTGGTCGGCACGGGCTACGGCGGCGACAACGTCCAGCTCAACTCGCCCCACAGCGTCGCGCAGTCGCTGGGGCTCCTGTCGCTCACGTCCCTCTTCGTGCTGGGCATCTTCTGCGCGGCCACCGTGCAGCGCGACGCCGAGCACGGCATGACGGAGCTGCTCTTCACCACGTCCGTCACCCAGCGGGACTACCTGCTGGGCCGCTACCTGGGCGCGCTGCTCGCGACGCTCGCCGTGTTCGCCGTGGCGACGCTGGCGCTGATGGTGGCGCCGTACGTCCTGGCGGTGCCTCCGGAGCGGGTGGCGCCTCTCGACGTGGGCCGCTACCTCTGGGCGCTCCTGGTCGTCGTGACGCCCAACGTGGTGTTCGCCGCGTCGCTGCTGTTCGCCATCTCCGCGCTGTCTCGCAGCCGGCTGGCCAGCTACGTCGGCGGCGTCTTCGTGTACGCGCTGTATCTGGTGGGCTCCATGTGGGCGGAGTCACCCATCATGGCGGGGGCCGCGCCGCAGACGGCGGAGTCGCTGGCGCGCGCCGCGCTCCTGGACCCCTTCGGCCTGTCCGCGCTGTTCGAGCTGTCGCGCTACTGGCCGGAGGCGGAGCGCAACACCCGGTTCGTCCCGCTGGCGGGGAACTTCCTTTGGAACCGGCTGTTGTGGCTGGGCGTCGCCGCGGCGGTGCTCGGCTTCGTGCACTGGCGCTTCTCCTTCCGGACCTCGGCGGTGAAGCCTCGCCAGGAGGAGCCCGCGGAGGCGCCCGTCTCCCAGGGGCGTGCGTCATACCGCCCCGTCGAGGTGGGCATGCCTCGGGGCCGCTCGGCCTGGGCGGTGCTCGCGTCGGCGGCGCGGCTGGAGCTGCGCCATGTGCTGCGGAGCTGGCCCTTCCTGGCGCTCCTGGCGCTGTGGGTCTTCGTCGTGGGAATGGAAATCGTGACGGGGGCGGGGCGAGGAGAGGCGGGCACCTACCGCATCCCGACGACGGGCCGGGTGCTGGAGAGCATCTGGATGCCGCTGTCCCAGGTCGGCACCCTGGTGGTCATCTACTTCGGCGCGGAGCTGGTCTGGCGCGAGCGGCTGGCGCGCTTCGAGGCGCTGCTCGATGCGACTCCCGCCTCCAGCGGCTATTTCTTCGCCGCCAAGCTGGCCGCGATGGTGGCGCTGGTGGGCGTGATGACCGCGGTGCCCGTCGCGCTGGGCGTGGCCTTCCAGCTGGTGCGCGGCCAGGTCGCCCCGGAGCCTTGCCTCTACCTGTCGCTGTTCTACTTCCAGGCGCTCCCGCTGGTGCTCTTCGCGGTGGCGGTGCTGTTCATCCAGACGGTGAGCCCTCATCGCTACGTGGGCATGGTGCTGTCGCTCCTGCTGTCCCTCGTGGTGAGCCAGGGCGCGTCCCTGGGCCTGGAGCACCCGATGACCCGCTTCGGCGCGGCGCCGGGCGTGTCCCACTCGGACCTGGATGGCTTCGGCCCCATGGCCGCGTCCTTCTCGGCGTTCATGGTGTACTGGAGCGCCTTCGCGGGGCTGCTGGCGCTGGTGACATGGGGCCTGTGGCGGCGCGGACTGGGCACTCGCTGGAGCGCTCGCGTGCGGGCGCTGCCGGGCGAGTGGGGACGCGCGGGGACGTATGGCGCGGTGGCGTGCGGCGGGGTGTTCCTGCTCGCCGGGGGCCTCATCGCCCGCGACACGTGGGGCCTGGGCACCTACCAGTCCCGCGACGCCTCGCTGGCGTGGCGTGAGCGCTACGAGCGGACGTACAAGGTCCTCGAGCCGCTTCCGCTGCCGGGCATCGTCGCGGTGACGTCGCGCCTGGACCTCTTCCCGGAGGAGCGCCGCTACCGCGCCACGGGGACATACCGGCTGGAGAACCAGACGCAGGCGCCCCTCGACACGCTGTGGGTCGCGGTGCCGCCGACGGCGAGGTCCGTGTCGCTCTCGCTGCAGGGCGGCGAGCAGGTGGCGCGTGACGAGGAGTTCGGCATGGTCCACTTCCGGCTCCAGCCGCCGCTGCCCCCCGGAGGCGTGGCCGAGCTGTCGTTCGACGTCACGCGCGAGGAGCGGGGCGTTCGGGCCACGGGCTTCGACCTCTCGCTGGTGGAGAACGGCTCCTTCATCCTGAACGACGAGGTGTTCCCCACGCTGGGCTACCGCCGGGGCCATGAGCTGGGCAGCCCGGAGGAGCGGCGCAAGAGAGGCTTGCCGGAGCAGCCCCGGATGCCGCTTCTCGACGAGAGCGGGAGGACGCCCGTGGTCCGGGCCCCGGTGTGGCACACGCTGGACCTGATGGTGTCCACGTCGAGCGACCAGACGGCGGTGGCCCCGGGGACGCTGCGCAAGCAGTGGAGCGAGGACGGGCGGCGCTACTTCCACTACGTCGTGGACCGGCCCATGACGCCGAAGTTCGCCGTCGTCTCGGCCCGCTACGCGGTGGAGAAGACGCGGCACCAGGGCGTGGACGTGGAGGTCTATTACCATCCCGCGCACGCCTACAACGTGAAGGCCATGCTGGAGGCCACCACGCGCTCGCTCGACGACTTCGGGGCGCGCTTCCACCGTTATCCGGATACGCAGCTGCGCATCGTGGAGATTCCGTCGTCCTGGAGCTTCGGCGCGCTGGCGATGCGGCAGGTCATCTACTTCGTGGAGGACCGGGGCTTCCTCACCGACATGCGGCAGTCGGACGCGGTGGACCTGGTGACGCGGCGCACGGCGCACGAGGTGGCCCATCAGTGGTGGGGCCACCTGCTGGACCCGGCCACCGTCGAGGGCGCGACGATGCTGGTGGAGTCGCTGACGAAGTACTCCGAGCAGCGCGTCCTCGCGGGCCTGCACGGCGAGCACTCGCTGGTGCGAGAGCTGGCGTTCGACCGGGACCGCTACCTCGCCGGACGCACCGAGGAGTCCACCCAGGAGCCGGGGCTCTACAAGGGCACGGGCCAGTCGTACCTGTACTACGGCAAGGGCGCGCTGGTGATGAACGCGCTGCGGGACCTGCTGGGCGAGGCGAAGCTGGACGCGGCGCTGCGGCGCATGCTGAACGCCCCGGGGCACGAGAGCTCACTGACGACGCTGGACCTGCTGACCGCGCTGCACGCGGAGGCCACCACGGGCCAGCACGTCCTCATCGACCAGTGGATGAAGGAGGTCGTCCTGTACGACTTGAAGGTGGAGTCTTCGTCCGTGGAGGCGCTGCCGGACGGGCGCTTCCAGGTGACGGCCCGCGTGGCGACCTCGAAGCGCGCCGCGCGCGGCGGCGAGGACGTCCTCCTGCCCATGGACGAGGCGCTGGACGTCGCCGTCTACACGAGCTCACCGCGCGACGGCGTCGTGGAGGACAACCTGCTGCACGTGCGGCGGCATCGCTTCCAGGGCGCGTCCACGGAGGTGTCCTTCACCGTGGACAGGCAGCCGACGCACGTGGGCATCGACCCGTTCATCCTGCGCATCGAACGGGAGCGCGGCGACAACTTCCAGAAGCTGTCGCCGCGCGGGTCTGCTTCCGCGGCGCGTTAG
- a CDS encoding cold-shock protein: MATGTVKWFNDAKGFGFIAQDNGGPDVFCHHTAIQADGFRTLAEGQKVEFDVKKGPKGLQAENVRPVG, from the coding sequence ATGGCGACTGGTACCGTGAAGTGGTTCAACGACGCGAAGGGCTTTGGCTTCATCGCGCAGGATAATGGCGGCCCTGACGTGTTCTGCCACCACACCGCCATCCAGGCGGACGGGTTCCGGACCCTCGCCGAGGGTCAGAAGGTGGAGTTCGACGTCAAGAAGGGCCCCAAGGGGCTCCAGGCGGAGAACGTCCGCCCGGTTGGCTGA
- a CDS encoding ABC transporter ATP-binding protein: MLRISAVSKAYPNGVRALQGIDLNIDRGLFGLLGPNGAGKSTLMRILATLQAPDAGQVTFDGLDVLAQPQAHRRHLGYLPQDFGVYPGVSAVELLDHLGLLKGLTNARARREQVDALLNLTNLHAHRKKAVSGFSGGMRQRFGIAQALLGNPRLLIVDEPTSGLDPEERQRFHNLLGEVGENVVVLLSTHIVEDVRQLCPRMAILSEGRVLCEGAPEALVASLAGKVWRKTVEKGAVERYRASFSILSTQLQAGRTRVHVLADARPEEGFEQVSPDLEDVYFSTLAHRRAA, encoded by the coding sequence ATGCTGCGAATCTCCGCTGTCTCGAAGGCGTACCCCAACGGGGTCCGCGCCCTCCAGGGCATTGACCTGAACATCGACCGAGGGCTGTTCGGCCTGTTGGGGCCCAACGGCGCGGGCAAGTCCACCCTGATGCGCATCCTGGCCACGCTGCAGGCGCCGGATGCGGGGCAGGTGACGTTCGATGGGCTGGACGTGCTCGCCCAGCCGCAGGCCCACCGCCGGCACCTGGGCTATCTCCCGCAGGACTTCGGGGTGTACCCGGGCGTGTCCGCGGTGGAGCTGCTCGACCACCTGGGGCTGCTCAAGGGGCTGACGAACGCCCGGGCGCGGCGCGAGCAGGTGGACGCGCTCCTGAACCTCACCAACCTCCACGCGCACCGGAAGAAGGCGGTGAGCGGCTTCTCGGGAGGCATGCGGCAGCGCTTCGGCATCGCGCAGGCGCTGCTGGGCAACCCCAGGCTGCTCATCGTGGACGAGCCCACGTCGGGGCTGGACCCGGAGGAGCGCCAGCGCTTCCACAACCTCCTGGGCGAGGTGGGGGAGAACGTCGTCGTGCTGCTCTCCACGCACATCGTCGAGGACGTGCGCCAGCTCTGTCCGCGCATGGCCATCCTCAGCGAGGGGCGCGTGCTGTGCGAGGGCGCGCCGGAGGCGCTGGTGGCCTCGCTCGCGGGGAAGGTGTGGCGCAAGACGGTGGAGAAGGGCGCGGTGGAGCGCTACCGCGCGTCGTTCTCCATCCTGTCCACGCAGCTGCAGGCGGGGCGCACGCGGGTGCACGTGCTGGCGGACGCGAGGCCCGAGGAGGGCTTCGAGCAGGTGTCGCCCGACCTGGAGGACGTCTACTTCTCCACGCTGGCCCACCGTCGCGCGGCGTAG
- a CDS encoding long-chain fatty acid--CoA ligase yields the protein MEKPWLKHYPPGVPAEIDIQQYPSLTHLMEEAFAKYADRPAFKCMGKSITYRELDALSRRVGAWLQSRGLERGATVAVMMPNVLQYPVCIAAILRAGYVVVNVNPLYTPRELEHQLKDSGAQAIFILENFATTLEQVLDKTPVRHVIVATMGDLMGALKGTLVNFVVRKVKKMVPAFNLPRAVSFKQVLAEGGKRTLNPVASKHDDVAFLQYTGGTTGVSKGATLLHKNAIANVLQVEAFLDPAMRGRNIAQLNIICALPMYHIFALTVCGLMGIRLGAMNVLIPNPRDIPGFIKTLSEQKFHILPAVNTLYNALANHPDFKNLDFSELMICNGGGMAVQRAVAEKWYAITRVPIIEGYGLSETSPVATSNLPTATEYSGTIGLPIPSTEIAIRDDDGNPVPMGQPGEICIRGPQVMAGYWNRPDETAKVMFADGFFRSGDIGVMDERGHTTIVDRKKDMILVSGFNVYPNEVEGVVAMHPGVLEVAAVGIPDEHSGEVVKLFVVKKDPSLTEAQLMDFCREQLTGYKRPKKIEFRTELPKTNVGKILRRELRDKKVA from the coding sequence ATGGAGAAGCCCTGGTTGAAGCACTACCCGCCTGGAGTCCCGGCGGAGATCGATATCCAGCAGTACCCGTCGCTGACGCACCTGATGGAGGAGGCCTTCGCCAAGTACGCGGATCGGCCCGCGTTCAAGTGCATGGGCAAGAGCATCACGTACCGCGAGCTGGACGCGCTGTCGCGGCGCGTTGGCGCGTGGCTTCAGTCGCGGGGCCTGGAGCGGGGCGCCACCGTCGCGGTGATGATGCCCAATGTGTTGCAGTACCCGGTCTGCATCGCGGCGATCCTGCGCGCGGGCTACGTGGTGGTGAACGTCAACCCGCTCTACACGCCGCGCGAGCTGGAGCACCAGCTCAAGGACAGCGGAGCCCAGGCCATCTTCATCCTGGAGAACTTCGCCACCACGCTGGAGCAGGTGCTGGACAAGACGCCGGTGCGCCACGTCATCGTGGCGACCATGGGTGACCTGATGGGGGCCTTGAAGGGCACCCTGGTCAACTTCGTGGTGCGCAAGGTGAAGAAGATGGTGCCGGCGTTCAACCTGCCGCGCGCCGTGAGCTTCAAGCAGGTGTTGGCGGAGGGCGGCAAGCGCACGCTCAACCCGGTGGCCTCCAAGCACGACGACGTGGCCTTCCTGCAGTACACGGGCGGCACGACGGGCGTCTCCAAGGGCGCCACGCTGCTGCACAAGAACGCCATCGCCAACGTGCTCCAGGTGGAGGCGTTCCTGGACCCGGCGATGCGGGGGCGCAACATCGCGCAGCTGAACATCATCTGCGCGCTGCCGATGTACCACATCTTCGCGCTGACCGTCTGTGGGCTGATGGGCATCCGCCTGGGCGCGATGAACGTGCTCATCCCCAACCCGCGCGACATCCCGGGCTTCATCAAGACGCTGTCGGAGCAGAAGTTCCACATCCTCCCGGCCGTCAACACGCTCTACAACGCGCTGGCCAACCACCCCGACTTCAAGAACCTCGACTTCTCCGAGCTGATGATCTGCAACGGCGGCGGCATGGCCGTGCAGCGCGCGGTGGCGGAGAAGTGGTACGCCATCACCCGCGTGCCCATCATCGAAGGGTACGGCCTGTCGGAGACGTCCCCGGTGGCCACCAGCAACCTGCCCACAGCGACGGAGTACTCGGGCACCATCGGCCTGCCGATTCCCTCCACGGAAATCGCCATCCGCGACGACGACGGCAATCCAGTTCCCATGGGCCAGCCGGGCGAAATCTGTATCCGCGGCCCGCAGGTGATGGCGGGCTACTGGAACCGTCCGGATGAGACGGCCAAGGTGATGTTCGCCGACGGCTTCTTCCGCTCCGGCGACATCGGCGTGATGGACGAGCGCGGCCACACCACCATCGTCGACCGCAAGAAGGACATGATTCTGGTGTCCGGCTTCAACGTCTACCCGAACGAGGTCGAGGGCGTGGTGGCCATGCACCCCGGCGTGCTCGAGGTGGCGGCGGTGGGCATCCCCGACGAGCACTCGGGCGAGGTGGTGAAGCTCTTCGTGGTGAAGAAGGACCCGTCGCTCACGGAGGCCCAGCTCATGGACTTCTGCCGCGAGCAGCTCACCGGCTACAAGCGGCCCAAGAAGATTGAGTTCCGCACGGAGCTGCCCAAGACGAACGTGGGCAAGATCCTCCGCCGCGAGCTGCGCGACAAGAAGGTCGCCTGA
- a CDS encoding helix-turn-helix domain-containing protein, protein MLGLPWFNLIVAPPRARIEEGMRERLLRVAAVLLQEEGRGALTWEALARRARVGRGTPRYHFRSKQKLLEALAGFSSHPVVQGRR, encoded by the coding sequence ATGCTGGGGTTGCCGTGGTTCAACCTCATCGTCGCGCCGCCACGCGCGAGAATCGAGGAGGGAATGCGCGAGAGGCTCTTGCGCGTGGCCGCCGTGCTGCTCCAGGAAGAGGGTCGCGGGGCCCTGACGTGGGAGGCCCTTGCCCGGCGCGCCCGTGTGGGACGAGGCACTCCGCGCTACCACTTCCGGAGCAAACAGAAGCTGTTGGAGGCCCTTGCGGGCTTCTCCTCACACCCGGTGGTCCAGGGAAGGCGTTGA